The proteins below come from a single Drosophila suzukii chromosome X, CBGP_Dsuzu_IsoJpt1.0, whole genome shotgun sequence genomic window:
- the Rpt3 gene encoding 26S proteasome regulatory subunit 6B, whose product MPYNMDVLMPEKDELSDLKPKDAHSSLDELDMEDLYVRYKKLQKTLEFIEVQEEYIKDEQRNLKKEYLHAQEEVKRIQSVPLVIGQFLEAVDQNTGIVGSTTGSNYYVRILSTIDRELLKPSASVALHKHSNALVDVLPPEADSSISMLQPDEKPDVSYADIGGMDMQKQEIREAVELPLTHFELYKQIGIDPPRGVLMYGPPGCGKTMLAKAVAHHTTASFIRVVGSEFVQKYLGEGPRMVRDVFRLAKENAPAIIFIDEIDAIATKRFDAQTGADREVQRILLELLNQMDGFDQTTNVKVIMATNRADTLDPALLRPGRLDRKIEFPLPDRRQKRLVFSTITSKMNLSEDVDLEEFVARPDKISGADINAICQEAGMHAVRENRYIVLAKDFEKGYKNNIKKDEQEHEFYK is encoded by the exons ATGCCGTACAACATGGACGTTCTGATGCCGGAGAAG GACGAGCTCTCCGACTTGAAACCCAAGGATGCACACAGTTCCCTGGACGAACTGGACATGGAGGATCTCTACGTGCGCTATAAG AAACTGCAAAAGACCCTGGAGTTCATCGAGGTGCAGGAGGAGTACATCAAGGATGAGCAGCGCAACCTGAAGAAGGAGTACCTCCACGCCCAGGAGGAGGTGAAGCGCATCCAGTCGGTGCCGCTGGTGATCGGCCAGTTCCTGGAAGCCGTCGATCAGAACACAGGCATCGTGGGCTCCACCACCGGCTCCAACTACTATGTGCGCATCCTGTCCACCATCGATCGGGAGCTGCTCAAGCCCTCCGCCTCGGTGGCCCTGCACAAGCACAGCAACGCTCTGGTGGACGTGCTGCCGCCAGAGGCGGATAGCTCCATTTCGATGCTGCAGCCGGATGAGAAGCCCGATGTGAGCTATGCGGACATTGGTGGCATGGATATGCAGAAACAGGAGATTCGGGAGGCCGTCGAGCTGCCATTGACTCACTTCGAGCTGTACAAGCAGATCGGTATCGATCCGCCGCGCGGTGTCCTCATGTACGGCCCGCCAGGATGCGGCAAGACCATGTTGGCCAAGGCGGTAGCCCACCACACAACGGCTTCGTTCATCCGCGTGGTCGGATCGGAGTTCGTGCAGAAGTATCTCGGCGAGGGGCCGCGCATGGTGCGCGACGTCTTCAGGCTGGCCAAGGAGAACGCACCGGCCATCATCTTCATCGACGAGATCGATGCCATTGCCACCAAGCGTTTCGATGCCCAAACGGGCGCCGATCGCGAGGTGCAGCGCATCCTGCTGGAGCTGCTCAACCAGATGGACGGCTTCGATCAGACCACCAATGTCAAGGTGATCATGGCCACCAACAGGGCGGACACTCTGGATCCGGCCCTGCTGCGTCCCGGTCGTCTGGACCGAAAGATCGAGTTCCCGCTGCCCGATCGTCGCCAGAAGCGACTTGTCTTCTCCACCATCACCTCGAAGATGAACCTCAGCGAGGACGTCGATCTCGAGGAGTTTGTGGCGCGTCCAGACAAGATCTCTGGTGCCGATATAAACGCCATTTGCCAGGAGGCTGGCATGCACGCCGTGCGCGAGAACCGCTACATCGTCCTGGCTAAGGACTTCGAGAAGGGCTACAAGAACAATATCAAGAAGGACGAGCAGGAGCACGAGTTCTACAAATAG